The genomic DNA CACCCAGCTGCGCGGCGAGCAGCGCCCACAGCGTCGCCGCGCCCCGGCGGCGCGTTGAATCGGGCGCCCGCTCCTTCAAAGTCAGGGCATAGTACGCCGTGATCATGCTGGACAGGACAGCCACCAACGGGTGGATCAGGCGCATGCGCACCAGCGGGTGCGAAGCTGGCGCTAGCTCCTGGGCGATGCCGGCTGTCAGCGAGGCCGGACGGAACAAGGTATCACCCAGAGCCGTGACGGCGCCGCTCATGCCCACCACGAGCAGACACACCAGCGTCAGCGAACCGAGCAGCACCAGCCGCCGCTCGCCGCGCCATACGGCAGAGCGTTGCGTATCGCCGAGGGTCGCTGTCAGCGTGAGCGCCGCCAGCAGCAAGTACGTATTGGCGAAATGCAGCGGCCCGTCAAGCGCCCGAGCCATCGAAGTGTCGCCCGCCACAAGCCCGAACACGACCAAGCCGGCGCTCGATGCCGGCCTCGAGCAACAGGAAGACACCCGCCGCGGCTGCCGTCCGGCGGACGAGGTGCCGGCTTGGGCACAGGCGCCACGCAAACGCGATCAGCGCCACGACAGAGATCAGCGCCAGGCCGCTCGAAACGCGGTGGGTGAACTCGATCGCAGTCGAGGCTTCAGGCGCCCGCGGCCC from Anaerolineales bacterium includes the following:
- a CDS encoding COX15/CtaA family protein, whose product is MARALDGPLHFANTYLLLAALTLTATLGDTQRSAVWRGERRLVLLGSLTLVCLLVVGMSGAVTALGDTLFRPASLTAGIAQELAPASHPLVRMRLIHPLVAVLSSMITAYYALTLKERAPDSTRRRGAATLWALLAAQLGAGAANVVLLAPLGLQVFHLMLSDLIWILVVALSAGVLTATE